The window TCGACGCTCAGGGCCAGACGCAGCTACTGCATGCCGCCGATATCAGCCTCACACCGCAAGACACCGCCAACGTCGCCGGACGTTCGATGCCGGTGCGCTGGTCGATCAAAATCCCCGACAAACATCTCGACATCACGATCAGCGCACTCAATCCCAATGCGTGGATGGCTTTGCGCATTCCCTATTGGGAAGGTCCGGTGCAATTGAGCGGCAGCCATGGTGGGCAGGGTTATCTGGAAATGACCGGGTATTGAGTCGGAACTCTCGGTAGAGCGCTAGCCTCCTAATTCTAGAAGCCCGTTCACAGGAGACCGCCATGAGCGAAGACCTGAAACCGCCAGACCTTGATTCGTGGCAGCGTCTGTTCGAGGACAAGGCCTACTGGCAACAATCCCCTGACGCCCATTACGTTGAACTGCTGCGGGTAGCAGACGACTTGCTGGGGCAGGGCGCCATTGACCTGGAACAATGGCAAGACTTGAAGGCCAAGGCGGATCAATCCCATAAAGATTCGCCTGCCGTGAATGTTGCCCATGAGGTTGACGATCCCGAAGCCTGAGGAGACCCCCATGAAACCGACGACCCCCACTGAGCACCCTGACGAACCGCGGCCACCGGGTGAAGTCGAGCGCGATAACGACGCCCTGCGCCCGACCGATCCGACCCGGCGCAAGGAAAGCGGCAAGGGCACAGAGAGCGGCGAATCCACCGCACAAGAAACTGCGAACACTCCCTGATCAGCGTCTATGCTCATCTGCACAAAGGGCGCCGGACGGTGGTCCAGCGCTCTTTGCTGCCTCCAATTCACAGGGAATGCATCGCTTATGAAACTTCATGCACTGACTAAAGCCATCACCCTCGCTACCTTGTTGTCTGCCGCCAGCCTTAGCGCCATGGCTGCGGACATTCCGCTGTCTGCCGTCGTGGTTGCCGATCAGGTCGTCACCAAAGTCGTCTCGGTCGATGCTGCCAAACATCAGGTGGTTCTGGAGGGGCCGGAAGGTCGTCAGGTCCATGTGCAATTGACCGACAAGGCCAAAAACCTCGGCAACCTGAAAGTCGGCGACCAAGTGGATGTCAAGGTGACTAGCGCTGTCGCCGCCTACCTCGACACCGATATCGACAAAGGCCTGCCAGGCACCGTCGAACGCGCGGGTGAAGTCCGTGCAGCCCCCGGCAGCGACAACCCGGGCGGCGAAGCCTACCGTCAGGTGCAGGTCCAACTGAAAATTTCCAAAATCGATGTGAAGAAAAACCAGGTAACCTTCGAAACCCCCGCTGGCGAGTCCAAGACTGTCGACGTTGTAAGACCCGAAGTTCAAGCGAAATTGAAAGATCTGAAAGTTGGGCAGAGTGTCGTTGTGACCTATACCGACATATTGGAAGTGACCAGCAAGCACGAAAGTTGAGTATTAACTCTATATATCGATTGTTCTTGTACAACTTTTCTGTATAAGAACAATCAATTTTGATGGTCTAACTGGTGAGTTCTGATGATCGGTAAAAATAATATTTGGACCGACATTTAATCGAAAGTTGTTTCGATAAATTTCATGTTCATATACGCGGACATATTCGATAACTTCCATTAAAATACTTCCCGTTCGCCCAGTGTCAGGGCTCTTTACCGGTGCATGGATTGCCAGGCCATTACACTGGGCGAACACCTTATCGAGGTTCGATACACTTCCCCCGCAAGCAATACGCTGTTTCGCTGAACTCCCCCCGATTGCCATTTCGCTTTCTCAATCACACCACCAAACTTATCCGCAAGCGCGGTTATGCAGGCGTCTGTGGGGGGTTAAGTACGAGGTTGAGAAAAGTTTGCTGACTAGAAATACATGAAACGGGCAATCATTAGATCGTCCGTTTTTTTTTTGGCGCCGGGTGGAAAATTTTTCATGGTGAAGCGCTTGAATCAACGGAACCGCAATGCGGCATTTGCATGCCGTGATGATATTCGGTCTGTCAAAACTGCTCGCTGAGACTGCTGCGCCAGTATTGCAACACTATTGACGGTTCAGTTCCGTCACTGGACCAGCAAGGTGAAAACTCTGGAAGGACAGAAACAACATCGACCAGCAGAGCTGGCCGATGCTTGAGACGGTCAGCCTGAGTCAGACGACCGGTTGACGCCAGTCATCGGAACCCGAAGTACCGGATACTTCGTGGGTCCAGGTGATTTTGCGGTAGGTGAGTTGCACTTCTTCCAGGTGCGTGAAGTGCGAGTTCGACGGATCCTGGCAGTTGTGCATTTTGTTGTTGATGGCGACGATGATCGCGTCTTCCAGTTTGGTGGTGTAGTAGTGCTCTTGGGTACCTTGAGCCGAAGTACGGTACCACTGGATAACGATTTCGCTCATGCGCTCGCCGGAGGTCAGAGCGGCTTGCAGCAGTGGCGAAGCCTTGTCGTAGACCTTGGTGATCACGACTGGCTTGTGAACGCGCTGACCGGTCGGTTGGCCGGACTGTGGGTCACGCGGGATGATCACGTCGTGGCTGAAAGCCTGAACCATGACCTGGTCTTCGTGACCTTCCTGGTAGGTATTGCCAACCGAGTCGGCAGTAAATGCGCCGGCAGTGATCAGACCTTGTTTCTCGCCAGTGACGGACATGTACGCGGGTGTAGCCATGGATGTGCTCCTTGCTAATGTTAAGGGTGCCCGGGAGGCAGTATCGCCCCGGTGGGTGCCTGACTGTTATCAAGGTCCGTGCCATAAACGGTTAACGCTATATAAATCAGGTGGTTGAGAGTTTTTTTAGACCGTTTGAAGCATGTTCGGCAGCGATCGCCTGTGAATGTGCGCAAGAAGTTGCGCAGTGCTGGGCAACTTCTTGCGCACTTGGCTGGAGCGCCTGCCAGGCCGGGCGATCAGCGGTCCCGAATGGGTTTTCTTTGCGTTGAGTGCGCAACTTCTTGCGCATCAAAGCGGTTGGCCATCATTCGCTGCCTTATCAGGACGAACCGCTAGGGTGACAGGTGCAACGAATGTGGCGGCCTGGAGGTCAAACTCAGCGCCGAGATCAATGAACATCTGCGAACTCAAGGAGCACGACATGAAAATCCTGATGGTTCTAACGTCACACGATCAATTGGGTGACACGGGTAAGAAAACCGGCTTTTGGCTGGAGGAATTCGCCGCACCGTATTTCGCCTTCAAGGACGCCGGCGCTCAGTTGACCCTGGCCTCGCCCAAAGGGGGGCAACCACCGCTGGACCCAAAAAGCAACGAGCCGGACGCGCAAACTGCAGCCACCGAGCGCTTTCGCAAAGACCCCGCCGCCCAGTCCGCATTGGCGTCTACCGCTCTGCTGAGCAGCGTGAGAGCTGAAGATTACGACGCGATTTTCTATCCGGGCGGCCATGGCCCGCTGTGGGATCTGGCCGAAGACAAAATTTCGATTGCTCTGATCGAGGCGTTTTACCAGGCGGGCAAGCCGGTTGCGGCCGTCTGCCACGCCCCCGGTGTGTTTCGTCACGTCAAGGACGCGGATGGCCAGCCGCTGGTCAAAGGCAAGCGTGTGACGGGTTTTACCAATTCTGAAGAGGAGGCTGTGCAACTAACGAAGGTTGTGCCGTTTTTGGTGGAGGACATGCTTAAGGAGAAGGGTGGTGTCTATTCCAAAGGTGCTGACTGGGCCAGTTATGTGCTCACCGATGGTTTGCTGATTACCGGTCAGAATCCGGCGTCGTCCGAGGCTGCCGCCGAGGCGTTGTTGGCGAAGCTGGCTTAATCCCCGGACGGCTAAAATATTGGCCGGACACTTTCATGTGGCGAGGGAGCTTGCTCCCGCTGGGCTGCGTAGCGGCCCCGCTTTCTGCGAACGATTGCAGATTTTTGTGAGTGCTGCGCACTCAAGCGGGAGCAAGCTCCCTCGCCACAAGGTCAAGCCAGACTCTACAATCCCATTGCCTCGCGGCATTCCTCGATCGAGCGTCGTTGCGTCTCGGCATACAGCGCCAATTCATCAATTGTCGATCGCCCCAGCGCCATCTCGAACACCTGCCGGTTCGATTGCACGCCATAGTGGGTTTGCGCGGCATCTCCCAGGTTCGACTGAAAAATCCCCGCAGCGCTGACTGGCAGGAAATCTTCGTACACCAACGGCTCAACCCGCAGATAGCCGCCGCTGAGCAGATCCTCCAGCGACCACGATTTCAATTCATCCGCACCCAACCCTTTTTCCGTGAGGAAGTAGCGAAAGTACGCCAGTTCCTCTCGACGCATGCCCTCAAGGGTGTCAGGGAACTGCGCAAAGT of the Pseudomonas frederiksbergensis genome contains:
- a CDS encoding Hcp family type VI secretion system effector is translated as MATPAYMSVTGEKQGLITAGAFTADSVGNTYQEGHEDQVMVQAFSHDVIIPRDPQSGQPTGQRVHKPVVITKVYDKASPLLQAALTSGERMSEIVIQWYRTSAQGTQEHYYTTKLEDAIIVAINNKMHNCQDPSNSHFTHLEEVQLTYRKITWTHEVSGTSGSDDWRQPVV
- a CDS encoding type 1 glutamine amidotransferase domain-containing protein, which gives rise to MKILMVLTSHDQLGDTGKKTGFWLEEFAAPYFAFKDAGAQLTLASPKGGQPPLDPKSNEPDAQTAATERFRKDPAAQSALASTALLSSVRAEDYDAIFYPGGHGPLWDLAEDKISIALIEAFYQAGKPVAAVCHAPGVFRHVKDADGQPLVKGKRVTGFTNSEEEAVQLTKVVPFLVEDMLKEKGGVYSKGADWASYVLTDGLLITGQNPASSEAAAEALLAKLA